The Silene latifolia isolate original U9 population chromosome Y, ASM4854445v1, whole genome shotgun sequence sequence TAGGGTTAtcttgaaaaattttgaaaacatACAAGGGACTCCAAGCCGGTCAGGGGaccagccggtcacccggctgggagtctATGCCTTCTACCTTAGTTcaatttttcactcaaaaggGTGCTCCCAGCCAGCGGACCGCCTGCTATCCTACCGGTATGGAGTTTCCTTCTCTTCTCTTTTCTCAAATGTTGACGTCAAAGGGGAGTCCCAGCCCCAGCCTGTCGGCTGGGAGCTCTTCTCTCCTGAATATTTACAAGTTTCCTTCAATGAGGGTGCTCGTGGCCGGTGGatcggctgccggcctaccggctcaccccctccccccccccccctccttcaCTTCATTCTTCAATTTTGTCACAAAACTTACAGGGACTTCCCAGCCTGTAGGGGTACCCGCGGCCGGTAAGCCGGCTGAGAGTCCATCTTCTTCAATTTTCAACAATTTTTCAACTTCAAAAAGCAAGGGGTGCCCAGCCTATAAGGGGGCAGGCTGCCTGTGGCTCGGTTGGGCATCCCTCTCTTCGTGTTTTCCTCTTcttttgtaatttgcatgtttTCCACTTGGCCTTGATTTGCATGTTTTCCACTTTTAAGTCAACGCATCATGTTGGGAACTAGGCTGAGTGAAGGGTATGCTTGTGTTCCACATTTCCTAAACGACAATATCGGTGTGACATCCCGTCACCAAAACCAAGTTTGCAGAAGAAGAAAATTGTTCCAAGTGCTCTCATGTTCTACCTAATATGCATgcaatatttacaaaaaatggtggttcttgaggaactccaccaaacctaTCATGATGAGAAGATTCATTTAGCTAGGATCACCCCCTTGGTGTCCCTCTATTGTCCTTTTATCACTAGCACTTGACTTGAACTTGCTCAAGAAAAGAGGATCTTTCGCTCTTACCAACTCATTTTGTAGTTCACTCGTGGCTCGATTCACTTCTTGCCATTTTAGCCCTGCTCTTCTTCAAGGTCCATTTTGTTATCATCAAACCCTTTATCCTTTGCATGATAGTTGACACACTCTCCTTTCCCGCGAAATTTCCTTATCAACTTCCTCGGTTTTTGCACGTCCTCATTCTTGAAACCAGTTCTCGGACCTAAGGCGGTGGACACGGACTCGGTTGTAGGGACACTGGTGTCATTCATTCCATTCTTAACTTGGAATTTCTCTTTTCCTTTCTCATCATGCACAAGCCATACTCGGTTTTCCTTTTTGTGATCTCTTTGCACATGAGTTCCTTGGCATAAGATATGCCCCAATGTTTCTGAAGCAAACGTGTCTTTGACCACTTCTCTCTTAGTAGCACTTGGTAACTTAAACTAAACTTTCTCATTCCCGACTTCAAATGACAAACTTCGCCTTTGAACATCAACAATAGCTCCTCCCGTGGCCAAAAATGACCTACCAAGGATGATATGGGAGCGCCTACCCATAGGGATGTCCATCGCCACGAAGTCCACGGGAATAGAGAGCTTGTTGACTTTTACCATGATATCCTTTAGAATCCCAATTGGTGGTTTGATTGCTCCGTCGGCTAGCTTGATTTTAATGGAAGTGTGGGTCAAGTTTGTAACATATAACTTCTTCACATTCATGAGAGGTATCACGCTAACACTTCCTCCCAAATCACACAAAACACGGTCCACTTTTTGGttgccaatggtgcatggaattgAGAAACTTCCTAGGTTATCAAGTTTGACGGGCACCTCATTTGTTATGACCGAGTTATATTCCTCCCTTGAAGCAACAAGCTCATGGTCATCCTTACTCCATTTCCTTGCAACAACTTCCGCTAGGAAATCGGAGTAAAGAGGCATATCTTCCGGTGATGGAAAGGTGGCTTCCATCTTCTTTACTAAGTTCATGAACATCTCATATCTAGAGTCATCTTTGGCCTCTTCTTGCTCGGCTGGCGGGTCATCTTCCACCATTAGCATTTATACTTCTTCCGGATCAAATTCCGTCTCTTTCTTTCAATTGGTGCTTCCATTATCTCTTCAAGGACAAACTCATCTTCAATTTCACAACCTCTTCCTTTCTCAAACTCGGTAGCGGTTGAACTAAATGTGTCATCAATCTTTTCACTTGTCACAAAGGGTGTTGGTATTGAACTCTCACCTAGATTAGGTGGCACATGAGATTCTTCCACCTCAATAGCATTCACATATTTAACTTTTGCATGGTCTCTTGATGATTGCCCTTGCCCTAAGAAACCTTTCGGAGGTCTTATAGGGTTGGCTAGTGCTTGGGAAGCCATTCAAGCCTCCATGTCTTTCTTGAGGTTGTTCATTTCTTCTTGGTGAGATATTTGCATATTCTTCACCACTTTCATCAAGTCACCAAATTGAGATTCCATATTCGGCTCTTGGAATAGTTGGTTAGCCAAAGGTAAAGGTAACCTATAGTCAAATCGGGCGTTGGggccttgattgttgttgttgtatcccCCTTGATAAGTTCCCTTAGCCCCTTGGCTATACCCTTGGTCTTGAAATCCTTGAACAAACCCGTGGCCAAACCCTTGATTTGCTTGATTCCCTTGGTTTCCTTGGTAAAAGCTTTGATTACCTTGGTTACCACCAAAATCTTGGTACACTTGAGGTTCGTTCCCAAAATTTCGGTTTTGGTTGTTGTTTGACCATTGGTTTTCATTTCTGAAGTTGCTCCTTGGATTTTGGTTTCCACCCTTAGGTTGAGAAAACCCGGATGGGTTGGTTTTTTGCGGTTGGATGTGTTGCGGAATTTTCACATTCGTGCTCTTATAACTCAAGAGTGGGGTATTCCTCATGTCCGGATGATAGAAGTTGGAATTGGGGTTGTAATTgctttggttgttgttgttgtagggtTGCCTTAGTGGCCTCATATTGTTGTTGTAGCTTTGAAAAGCGTTGACATCTTGAACATTATCATCATACCCCCACATTGTAAGCATTATTGGCACACACATAAAGAGTATGTCCATTTCCCCCACACAATTCACAAGAAGAGTTAGGAATGACCTCTTCCATGGGTGTACCATGGGAGGCACTAGCTTGGTGCACTTGATTCCTTTGCATTTGCTCAAGTTTCTTTGTGATAAGATCAAGTTTAGCATTGGTTTCGGCATTTGAGCTAGAAGAGTTCTCTTGTGGATAGCGGCTACTTCTTCTCAACATGTTACCTCTGACCCATAGTTAGACTATAAGTCAACCATTTTTTTGATAAAGGCCGAACCCTCTTCATCTCCTAGGTGATCAAAtcctccccccgcggaggcattcACCATCTCTTTGGTCCTTGGTAGCAATGTTTGAAAGAAAGTTTGGGTAATGTATCAAGCCGGAATTCCAATTCCTTTGACTAACCGGTAGAGGAGTTGGAGTAATCTTCCCGGTACTCTGCTTGAAAGAGTAGGTGCTGCTCCTTCCCTGATACACTGAGTTCTTGTTAAATTCCCAGGGTCTGCCTAACAACAGGTGGCAGGCATCCATAGGTATCACATCAcacatgtaataccccgtattttataattatatattttatattgtttctACGAGTTATAcatgagacggaataatataataataataataattattattattattattattattattattattataagatggtaatgataataatttttattattattattattattattattatgataataataataatagtaacaacaacaacaacaacaacaacaacaacaacaacaacaacaacaacaacaacaacaacaacaacaacaacaacaacaacaacaacaacaacaacaacaacaacaacaacaacaacaacaacaacaacaacaacaacaacaacaacaacaacaacaacaacaacaacaatagtaataataataataataataataataataataataataataataataataataataataataataataataataataataataataataataataataataataataataataataattgctttattcttgggacagggggcgtgatgtgtgcgtcgacctgacaggttcttcccctttgactcagactgggttggCAGATTTGGTGCGGGGCGGGTTGTCGCCCGATCTTTGCTCAAataaagtgtgctaagtatggggatttgtgcgcggtagcgggttatggtttcctacctttctctttctatTCACTTGGGAGCCTGGTTCGGATCTTTGTtgtcttgctcaagcggatccagaaattctcggtatctcaggatgcgggggctcgggtagccgcttacatttttactagacttagctttgctattgctaagggtgtgggagcccagattgtctctcggctccccaccaatttcatgtaaaccttttatttttattttaatgaaagttgcgtgcatctcataataataataataataaaaataaaaataataaaaataataataataataataataataataataataataataataataataataataataataataataatggtaataataatatacgataataaTTAACTCGAGACGGTAGTAATTGTGACTGTTGATAGAAACTTCCACTCACCTACCTTATATACTCCACCCTTATCCACCCATCACCCTTATCCActaaaaatctcacaaaattcataaaatgagaggaagagagaaaaaggaagagaaagtggagattttgtccctccgcctcgtgATCCTAAGGTAATACCGTCTTATACTAgcttttatattatttaatttataccgtTGACCCGCCTCGACCTTGACCCACCTTGGAACTGACCTTGACCGACCTTTGACCACCTGTTGACCACCAAAAACGAGTTTGACCGAGCTTTAAATGTGGTGTTTGTTGCCATTTTTGTGGTCTTTGGACTCGGTTTTTACCACCGTTGCGGGCCTGACTTGGGTTGGTTGTGGGGTGGTTGTGTTGAGAGTTAATAGGGGAGTGTGGTGGTGGTCTAAGGTGGTGGTATAGGTGGCCGTAGGTTGTAGAAAACGGGTTCAAGGGGGAGGGGGGTACTCGGGtggtgttggttgtgattgtcgtgtttgttgttgttgggttGTCGGTTGCCGCGGTCTCTGGTGGCATGGTGGCTACTGCTAGACCCACCATGGTCAGGAGGAGGTGACGGTGGTGACTAGGCTAGTATGGGTGTGTGTTGTTGCGGGTGTTTTGTTGTTAGTGTCGGGTGTGGTTGGGGCGGTTGTTGTTGTCGGCTGTAGGACCCACTGTGGCTGGTGGCAGTTGTCACAGTGGCGGAAGAGGGTGGCTATGGTGGCTAGGGTTAGTGGTGTACACGGTGGTGCAAGGGTTATTTTGACCGAGTGTAATTAAGACGAGAGTTGAATAGCTTAAGACGggttttaatttaattaattgaattcgtatttcatttaattagattagttaataattatataattatcGTAATTAGGTGCCGACTTTATGGAGGAGCACATTTTTATCCGGTTGCCTTATTGTTTAGcgggatttgctaaaaggtaggtttatcctactcagtttcaatattatGTCTAATTGTTAAATGAGTCATTTGTCATTCATTTGCATtagatgagtcggtaattggcatgttatatggtatCTTACATTTATTATAATGTCTTGTATTCGGAGGACATGGTGgtttacttgttgttatggagacgtaaggcggttgggaaaccgtcttacgcttgagtcacctcttagagcttcccactctaagagggatgtgcacattaacggcttgagttacggaggaactcgtgtagttgagacatgacgtctggcaggggacccggttggcttccggaatcggtacgtctgggcatgtcccggtacctatttgtggttgttggtatgtctgggcatgtcccggaaccagtgtggttgtcggtatgcctgggcgtgtcccgctaccgtggtggttgtgggtacgtttggacgtgtcccggtaccaATGTGGTGGTTatttgatagcgtctcattcatatcatagtcgtGTTGTATACTCACACACTTGGAGTTGTAtcgcactttatttattgaaactaacgtttgtgtgtctgtgtaattgtcacctattttcggggtggcctgtgtcgatccatatgatatttccgatcatatggggagcaggttgagtacaggttttgcttgttgacgtgatcaggattcgggccgcgctacggactttggagtcgagtactTAGCCACTAGGTGGATGatatagtcatagacgagttgtatttcatttatcatttgtttacatttatggtttgtaatcactaaacttatttaattataataaatgtttcttgattgtatctccgatttaccgcctcgggaaatcgagatggtaacatctctgAATTA is a genomic window containing:
- the LOC141629229 gene encoding uncharacterized protein LOC141629229, with the protein product MVEDDPPAEQEEAKDDSRYEMFMNLVKKMEATFPSPEDMPLYSDFLAEVVARKWSKDDHELVASREEYNSVITNEVPVKLDNLGSFSIPCTIGNQKVDRVLCDLGGSVSVIPLMNVKKLYVTNLTHTSIKIKLADGAIKPPIGILKDIMVKVNKLSIPVDFVAMDIPMGRRSHIILGRSFLATGGAIVDVQRRSLSFEVGNEKV